AGACCCGGCGAAGTCCGAGGCCGGGTACCTCCAGAAGATGTGCGACGACGGGATGGAGCTGTCGCGGTCGCTCGGCGGACACGCGATCGACATTCAGCGCGCCATGCGCGGCGTCCAGAAGTCGATCTGGGCTGCGAACGCCAAGGTCGCGGACAAGGCCAAGCACGACACGCTGCACGCGCCCGACGGGGTCCACCTGAACGACCTCGGCCAGCTCGCGATGGCGTATGCGATTCTCAAGGGGCTGGGCGCGCCCGCCGACGTCTCGGCCGTCACGGTCGACGCCGACGGAGCGAAGCTCGTCGCCGCGAAGGGCTGCGCCGTCAAGGATCTCACGTCGCGGGACGGCGCCCTGGAGTTCACCCGGCTCGACGAGGGGCTGCCGTTCAACTACGGCATCTTTTACGCGCTCAACTACCGCTACGTTCCCGTGCCCTCCGAACTGAACCGCTACCTCCTCACGGTGAAGAGCCTGCCGAAGGGCCGATACGAGGTGACCGCGGACGGGCGCGGGCTCGGGGTGTTCACCGCAGAGCAGTTGGCGGGCGGGGTGGACCTCGCGTCCGCGACGGCCGACCCGTGGCAACCCGGCGGGCCGTGGAACGCGCAGGCCAACGCGCTGAAGGCGCTCACCGACGCCCGGTACGAGGTGCTTTCCGCAGGGGCGCAGCTCCGCGCGGCCATCCCGGGCTCCCCGGCGGCCGGGCAACTCGGAAAACAGTCCGGCGAGTTCGACACGAAGATCGTCGAGATGCAGCGCAACGTGGCAAAGCCGCAGCCGTACCAGTTCGTGGTTAAAAAATACGAACCGCCCGCGAAGAAGGACGGCAAGTAACCGGAGGCTGCCTTGTTCGCGAACGACTCCGCGCACGCCGCGGGCACGATGGCCGAGGTGCTGCTGATCCGGGCGGCGCGAACGCCCGGCGCCCGCGCGTACTGCTTCCTGACCGACGGCGAGCACGAGGGGCCGTGGCTCGACTACGCGACCCTCGACCGCGAAGCCCGCACAGTCGCCGCGGCCCTCCGGGACGTGTGCGAACCCGGCGACCGGGCGCTGCTCGTGTTCGCGCCGGGGCTGGCGTTCGTGTCCGCGTTCTTCGGCTGTCAGTACGCGGGCGTCGTCCCGGTGCCCGCGTACCCCCCGCGGCCGGGACAGATCGCCGAGGGCTGGCGCGCCCTCAGTCACGTCGCGGCCGACTGCGCGCCCCGGGTGATCTTGGCGGACCGGGTCGTCGCGCCGTACATCCCCACCGGGGGCGCAGCTCCCGCGCTCGCACAACTGCCCTGTATCGTTACCGACGACCTCGACCCCGCCGGCGCGAACCGGTGGCGCGAGCCGCGGTTCGATCCCGACGCGCTGGCGCTGCTCCAGTACACGTCCGGCTCGACGTCCGAGCCGAAGGGCGTGATGATCGCGCACCGGAACCTGATGCACAACCAGCGCGTGATCGCGACGGCCCTGGAGCACTTTCGGCACGTCGGGGTGGGCGTGAACTGGCTGCCACCGTACCACGACCTCGGGCTGGTCGGCGGCGTGCTGCAAACCGTCTACCTCGGCGCGGCGCTGGTGCTCATGTCGCCGCTCGCGTTCCTCCAGAACCCGCTCAACTGGCTGCGTGCGATCAGCCGCTACCGGGCCGACACCAGTGGCGGCCCGAACTTCGGCTACGACGCGTGCGTGCAGCGCAGCAGCCCTGAAGAGCGGGCCGCGCTCGACCTCAGCGCCTGGAGCGTCGCGGCGATCGGGTCGGAACCCATCAATCCGGAAACGATGGAGCGGTTCGCGGCGGCGTTCGCGCCGGCCGGCTTCGCGCCCGCGGCATTCTACCCGTGCTACGGGCTGGCCGAATCGACCGTGTTCGTAACCGGCGGTGGGCGGACGGCCCCGCCCGTCGTGCGCCGTCTCGATCCGCGTGCGCTCGAACAGGGGCGCGCCCTCGACGCCGCGAGCGAGGGCGCGGTGCCGGTCGTTGGGTGCGGGGGTCCGTGGCTCGATCAGGAAGTCTGCGTCGTGGGGCCGGAGTCGCGGGCACAGGTGCCGGCCGGCGCGATCGGCGAGATCTGGGTTCGCGGACCGTCGGTCGCGCGCGGCTACTGGAACCGCCCCGACCTGACAGAGGAAACGTTCCGCGCGCGGCTCGCGGACGGCAGCGGCCCGTACCTGCGCACCGGCGACCTCGGCTTCCTGCGGGACGGCGAACTGTTCGTCACCGGGCGGACGAAGGACGTAATCGTGATCCGCGGGCGGAACCATTACCCGCACGACATCGAGGCGACGGTACAGGCCTCGAACGCGGCGTTCCGACCCGGGTGCGGCGCCGCATTCGAGGTGGCCCGCGACGGGCAACCGCGGCTGGTCGTCGTTCAAGAGGTCGAGCGCCGGTTCCGGTCCGCGGACGGGGCGCAACTGGCCGGTGACGTGCGCCAGGCCGTGGCCGAACGGCACGAGTTGCAGGTGTACGATGTCGTACTGGTTGAGGCCGGCAGCGTACCGAAGACATCGAGCGGAAAGGTCCGCAGGGCGAGTTGCCGGGCCGCGTATGAGTGCGGCGAGTTGAGGACGTGGAGGGTCAAGCCGACATGACGCCGACTGCGGAAGAAATCCGAACCTGGATCGTCACGCGGGTGAGTCACTTGACGAACATTCCGACCGACGAGGTGGACGCGGGCGCGCCGCTGACGCGCCACGGGCTGGACTCGGTCGCGCTGATCGCACTCGCCGCGGACCTGGAGAAGTGGCTCGGCTACCGGTTCCGCACGAACCCGCTGGTCGCTCATCCCACCATCGACTCGCTCGCCCGCTACCTCGCGGAAGAGGTCGCGCGGCAAAAGAAGCCGTGACCGACGTTCAACTCGCCCGAAGCGGATAGCCGTACCGCCGGCAATAATCGCCCCAGCGGTCGTTGATCGCGCGGCGCTCGTCCGCGGTCACGACATGAGCGGCGCTCTCGTGGCCGGCCACCCGCGACAAATAGTCCGAGACCGGCCCCCGCGCCGGCTCGAAGTCGCCCAGGCCCAACGCGCGGTACATTTCCTCTAATCGTGCCACAGGTTCTCGAACCAGATCCTCGTACCGAAGTTCGTGAAGGTGCCCGTGCGGGATCAGCTCGCGGGCGCTATCGAACGCGCGGTACATCCGCTCGAACGTGCTCAGGACGTATTCGGGTAGTCCTTCCCACAGCGGGGTTTGGAGGCCGTGCGCAGCGCCAAGCACGCGCCAGAGGTTGAGGGTCGAGGCGTACACCGCGTATGGGTCACGGACCAGATGGACGAGCCGCGATTGCGGGAACAGCTTCAGCAGCGTCGGCACCCGCGCGGTGTGGGGCGGCGACTTGAGGACGAGCTGCCGGCCACGGTTCGCGAGCGTCAGCGCCTGCACGAAGCGCCGGAAGGTGCGCTCCCATTCGGCCCGCGATCTCGTCGGCAAATTGTGCAGGTCCAGCGCCGCAGTACCGGCTTCGGGTTCGTTGGGGAACGCGATCCGCTCGTATGGTGACGGCTGCCCCAACAGCACCAGCGCGAACTCGTCCTCTTGCGGGCGCTCCCACCCCGCGAGCACGGCGTCCATCGGCCGGCGCGTCGGTGAGAACCGTCGGAGTAGGGGTGGCAGCCACGACCGCGTGAGCAGGAAGTGGTGCGGGTTGAAGCAGTCGTAGGTCGTCGGCGCCGCGAACCGCGGGTCGCACGCGAGCAGTTCGTGGAGCAGCGTGGTGCCGGTGCGCCAGTGGCCGAGCACGAACACCGGGGCCCGCGCCTCCGTTTCGGCAATTTCGCGACCGTGCAGTACGCCCTGCGCGAACCCGAGCGCGGTCTGCGCGAGACTCGACGCCGAAATGAATGCCGCGCGCCGCACCCGCGATCGATCGACCGCGAACCGCCCGCGCCGCAGCAGCCGCCACCACGCTACGGCCCCACACCCGGCCCAGAACGGCGGCACGCGATCGGCGCTTCGCGAGCAATCGGCTCTTCCGCCGGTAGCAGTCACGTCAGGGCCTCGCGTGTCCGGTTCACGCTACGAGTCAGGTGCGCGGGTTCGTCCAATTGTTCTATGTGGAACGTCTTACCGTAGGGCTGCCGCACTACGAAGGCCTCGCACCAGAACGGCCCCGACGAGTAGCCACGCCAGACGCGGAACCGAGCGCGGATCGAGGGCCGACGCCGGGCGGGAAAACCAGTGGCACGGCGAGGGGAGCAGGTGCGATGATAGCATGACCGACTCCGTTCAGGACGGAGTCGGTCATGCTATCCGCCTTCAACCCGGGCACAGAGGCGGGGCGATCCGGGCGAGTAGGGAAGCCAATGGAATTGGTTGGCGACAACAGCGGCAGACGTGTGGTGACACGGGACGAGATCCTGTCCCTCCGGCCACCGTCGGATGAGCAACTTGCCCAGTTCGTGGCCCACGTTAGCTGGGCACACAGTTGGTACAAGCACCTGCCCCTGCTGAGCGGCGGGGAGTTCGTCTTCTTCTTGGCGGCGGACGCCGGCGCCGGGTACACGCCCGAGCACCCCCGCCTGCACTACGGCTGGAAGACGACGGAAGAGTACCGGCAGCAGTACGGCTTCCTCGACTACATGTACCGGGGTCAACCCGGTGAGCCGCTCGGCCGCGACGCGGGACCGCGGCTTGATCTCCCGGCGGACCTCGTCGCCGCAACGCGGGTGACCCTGTACCCCTTCCTGTCCAGCGATTTCAACGCCCCTGGTGCGTGCCTGTGGAACCTGCACGCCGACGCCATCGCATTGCTCAGAGGGGGACGAGGGCACCCCTCCAGGGAGGGCGTTCTTGACTGGGTCGCGACACAAGAGCGACTGGATACAGCCGACGTCGAGCTCTCCGGCCTCGATCGCGAACTGGTGCTGAGGGAATGGGATTCCACGCCCGGGAGCGGCTCCCAGCCCTCAAATGTTGCGAACTACCTCGGACTGAAGCGCGCCGCGGAAGCAGCGTATTTCCGATTACAACACGGAGAGGAGGCGCGGGTTCGCGAATCGCTGGTGCGGCTCACTGCCCTTATCGAGGGCTGGCGAGCGAGGTGACAATTCTGGACTGGCATAGTTGGCTACGAAAGACGACGCCATCAGTTGTCGCAGACACATAAAGATGCGGAAAGTACAGATTAAATATAAACCGAACGCACGCCTCTGTTCTGAAGCTGGCCACGGCCATGCCGGTGCGTTTGAGAGCGGGTGGCGGCGCGCCGCGACGCTCGATACACTCGCGGGACACGTTCGGGGTTCGTGCGGGGGGCGAGATGGGAGAGCCAGACGCAACCGCTGCGGCGGGCGATTCGACCCGCGCCGCGGCGGTCGGGGGCTTGGCCCTCGTCGCGGCGCAGCTCGTGCTCGTCCTGCTCGTCGTCCGTGACTACGAGGTCGGGTACCGGCTCCACCTCTTCCCGGTCCTGTGCGTCGCGGCCGGCGGGTGGCTCGTTCACGCGGCCCTGCCGCCCCGGTTCCGCCTCGCGTTCTTCTGCCTCCTGTCGCTGGTGACGATCTGTTTCGTACTCGGGTGGGCCGACGGCGCGATCGTCATCGGTATCGGCAGCGGACTGATCGCGCTCTGCCACCTGCCGGCCCCGTTCGCGCTGCGGGCGTCCGCGGTCGCGTTCGTCGGGGGCGCGCTCGCGCTGTTCCGGCTCGACGTGAGCCAGACGTTCTGGCCGGTTCTCGGGTCGATGTTCATGTTCCGGCTGATCGTCTACCTCCACGAACTGAGGCGCGAGGCCCGACGGCCGCCGCTCGCGATCACCGCGGCGTACTTCTTCCCGTTCCAGAACGTGTGCTTCCTGTTCTTTCCGATCGTCGATTTCCGCACCCTCCGCGACACTTATCGCCCGGACGCGGACTGGCGGTTCGCCCAAGGCGGGCTCGTGTACGTCGTCCGCGGGTTGTCACACCTACTCGCGTACCGCGTCGTCAAATACTACGTACTGCCTTCGCCGCACCAACTCGGCGACGCGCCGACCGCGGCGCTGTTCCTCGCTGCCAACTACGCGCTATACCTGCACGTTTCCGGGTACTTCCACATCATTACGGGGCTGTTCCGCCTGTTCGGGTTCGGGTTGCCGCGGACCCACCACAATTACTTCCTGGCGTCGAGCTTTACCGACATCTGGCGGCGGATCAACATCCCCTGGAAGGAGTTCGTCGCGAAGCTGTTCTTCTTCCCCGCGTTCTTCGCGGCCCGGCGCCTGGGCACGCGGACCGCGGTCGTCGTGGCGGCACTGTGGGCGTTCGCGGTGACGTGGGCGCTGCACGCCTATCAGGTGTTCTGGCTCACTGGTCGGCTCCCGGTGCGCGGGGCCGACGCGGTTTTGTGGCTGGTCGTCGGGGCGCTGGTCGCGTGGAACATCCGGCGCGATCTAGCCCGCGCCCGCGAGCCCCGGCCCGCACCGGACACGTCGGCCCGCGCCGCAGCGCTCCACGCGGCCCGCGTCGTCGGGATGTTCGCTTTGGTGAGCTTCTTCTGGGCGTGTTGGAGCACCCCCAGTTTCCTCTTCCTATTGCGAACGCAGGTCACGAACGCCGAGTGGCTCGCGACGGCGTGGCCCGTCGCGGTCGTGG
The Gemmata palustris DNA segment above includes these coding regions:
- a CDS encoding SGNH/GDSL hydrolase family protein, which produces MRSPRYLLAVLTVLLPISAIRADEFALRDGDTVVFLGDSITAAQTYGKIVENYTLLRYPDRKVRFVNAGVGGDTAAGGLKRLERDVLAHKPTVVTVAYGINDIGWGTKADAEHKKAYLDGIRGIVEACKKREVRVYICSAAATAEDPAKSEAGYLQKMCDDGMELSRSLGGHAIDIQRAMRGVQKSIWAANAKVADKAKHDTLHAPDGVHLNDLGQLAMAYAILKGLGAPADVSAVTVDADGAKLVAAKGCAVKDLTSRDGALEFTRLDEGLPFNYGIFYALNYRYVPVPSELNRYLLTVKSLPKGRYEVTADGRGLGVFTAEQLAGGVDLASATADPWQPGGPWNAQANALKALTDARYEVLSAGAQLRAAIPGSPAAGQLGKQSGEFDTKIVEMQRNVAKPQPYQFVVKKYEPPAKKDGK
- a CDS encoding fatty acyl-AMP ligase, coding for MFANDSAHAAGTMAEVLLIRAARTPGARAYCFLTDGEHEGPWLDYATLDREARTVAAALRDVCEPGDRALLVFAPGLAFVSAFFGCQYAGVVPVPAYPPRPGQIAEGWRALSHVAADCAPRVILADRVVAPYIPTGGAAPALAQLPCIVTDDLDPAGANRWREPRFDPDALALLQYTSGSTSEPKGVMIAHRNLMHNQRVIATALEHFRHVGVGVNWLPPYHDLGLVGGVLQTVYLGAALVLMSPLAFLQNPLNWLRAISRYRADTSGGPNFGYDACVQRSSPEERAALDLSAWSVAAIGSEPINPETMERFAAAFAPAGFAPAAFYPCYGLAESTVFVTGGGRTAPPVVRRLDPRALEQGRALDAASEGAVPVVGCGGPWLDQEVCVVGPESRAQVPAGAIGEIWVRGPSVARGYWNRPDLTEETFRARLADGSGPYLRTGDLGFLRDGELFVTGRTKDVIVIRGRNHYPHDIEATVQASNAAFRPGCGAAFEVARDGQPRLVVVQEVERRFRSADGAQLAGDVRQAVAERHELQVYDVVLVEAGSVPKTSSGKVRRASCRAAYECGELRTWRVKPT
- a CDS encoding acyl carrier protein codes for the protein MTPTAEEIRTWIVTRVSHLTNIPTDEVDAGAPLTRHGLDSVALIALAADLEKWLGYRFRTNPLVAHPTIDSLARYLAEEVARQKKP
- a CDS encoding sulfotransferase family protein, which translates into the protein MTATGGRADCSRSADRVPPFWAGCGAVAWWRLLRRGRFAVDRSRVRRAAFISASSLAQTALGFAQGVLHGREIAETEARAPVFVLGHWRTGTTLLHELLACDPRFAAPTTYDCFNPHHFLLTRSWLPPLLRRFSPTRRPMDAVLAGWERPQEDEFALVLLGQPSPYERIAFPNEPEAGTAALDLHNLPTRSRAEWERTFRRFVQALTLANRGRQLVLKSPPHTARVPTLLKLFPQSRLVHLVRDPYAVYASTLNLWRVLGAAHGLQTPLWEGLPEYVLSTFERMYRAFDSARELIPHGHLHELRYEDLVREPVARLEEMYRALGLGDFEPARGPVSDYLSRVAGHESAAHVVTADERRAINDRWGDYCRRYGYPLRAS